The following proteins come from a genomic window of Bactrocera tryoni isolate S06 chromosome 1, CSIRO_BtryS06_freeze2, whole genome shotgun sequence:
- the LOC120782613 gene encoding dual specificity mitogen-activated protein kinase kinase 4, with the protein MAERPSNLFAAGSSRPRNPPSELNLGSFNGRQPPSFSSTSSGSASSNLSTSSASSSSSHNLVQRFCAPPAPAPAPVVAPVAPPAATTNNQERTRERIKQQACGKLLIDEECYHFTSDDLTDLGEIGRGAFGTVNKMIFKAGKVMAVKRIRSTVDEKEQKQLLMDLEVVMNSNECPYIVQFYGALFKEGDCWICMELMDTSLDKFYKYIYERKQQRIPESILAKITVATVQALNYLKEELSIIHRDVKPSNILLHRRGDIKLCDFGICGKLVDSIAETKDAGCRPYMAPERIDPERAKGYDVRSDVWSLGITLMEVATGLFPYPKWDSVFEQLYQVVKGDPPRLQTSYNGMEFSQEFVDFVNTCLNKDERERPKYGPLLEMPFILRGQRSHTDVAVYVTDILEKMVKDGITEFTTNQPAES; encoded by the exons atggcCGAACGTCCAAGTAATCTTTTTGCAG CTGGAAGTAGCCGTCCTCGCAATCCGCCAAGTGAATTGAATTTGGGCAGTTTTAATGGTCGCCAACCGCCTTCATTTTCTTCAACTTCATCCGGTTCAGCTTCGTCCAATTTGTCTACATCGTCAGCCTCCAGTTCCTCTTCACACAATTTGGTGCAACGATTTTGTGCGCCACCAGCACCAGCACCAGCACCAGTAGTGGCACCGGTAGCACCGCCggctgcaacaacaaacaatcaag AACGCACCCGTGAACGCATAAAACAACAAGCCTGCGGAAAGCTACTCATCGATGAAGAATGCTATCACTTTACTTCGGATGATTTAACTGATCTTGGTGAAATTGGCCGCGGTGCTTTTGGCACTGTAAACAAGATGATATTTAAAGCAGGCAAGGTAATGGCTGTGAAACGCATACGATCCACTGTCgatgaaaaagaacaaaaacaattgttaaTGGATTTGGAAGTGGTGATGAATTCAAACGAATGCCCCTACATAGTACAGTTTTATGGTGCGCTCTTTAAGGAAGGTGATTGCTGGATATGCATGGAGTTAATGGATACCTCATTGGATAAATTCTACAAATACATTTACGAACGTAAACAACAACGTATACCAGAGTCGATATTAGCTAAAATTACCGTGGCCACTGTGCAAGCGTTAAACTACTTAAAAGAAGAGTTATCGATCATTCATCGTGATGTTAAACCCAGCAATATTTTGTTGCATCGCCGTGGCGATATCAAGCTATGTGATTTCGGTATTTGTGGCAAATTAGTGGATTCGATTGCGGAGACCAAGGATGCCGGTTGCAGGCCATATATGGCG cCTGAACGCATTGATCCCGAGCGCGCTAAGGGTTACGATGTACGTAGTGATGTCTGGTCGTTGGGTATAACGCTGATGGAGGTCGCTACCGGTTTGTTTCCCTATCCGAAATGGGATTCAGTTTTCGAACAGTTGTATCAA gTTGTGAAAGGTGATCCCCCACGCCTACAGACTTCCTACAATGGCATGGAGTTCTCACAGGAATTTGTAGATTTTGTGAATACATG TTTAAACAAAGATGAGAGAGAACGACCCAAGTACGGTCCATTGCTGGAAATGCCTTTTATATTGCGTGGCCAGCGCAGCCACACCGATGTAGCTGTCTACGTAACGGATATTTTGGAGAAGATGGTCAAAGATGGCATAACCGAGTTCACAACAAATCAGCCGGCTGAAAGTTAA
- the LOC120776450 gene encoding probable cytochrome P450 313b1, which produces MENIVCYALATWLLLLWIYFLWSRRRFYRVAWQLPGPVGLPFIGLGLQMMHPETFLQYMEHTSERYTTPFISWMGTSCFLYVNDPETVETIFNSPHCTNKGELYRFLAAAIGDGLFTSSSHRWSKHRRLINPAFSRQIINNFLPIFNAEADVMLSKFTALATTGTQLEIYEMLKRNVLEAACQTTMGKRMNFENEGSAHIFEAYNGITEVCVRRMLSPWLYPDVLYRHSSQFVRQQQVVQVLFSFIDSLLQRKNNKSVANGIGQQQAQQHASMNVKKSENCSESANENECISGRKHISGKVGVDAVTDVNADASAAIRKSKAIFVEQVRTHVEQGQLSWEDVRAEANVIIAATFETTSTALYIVCLCLAMHPEYQEKLYDELSTIFPENASPDVDYEHLERMPYTEMIINEALRLYAPVPMVLRSAADDFRLRNGVLIPRGTQIGIDIYNMQRDERIWGPDAKHFKPEAHFGPNATKRHAFGFIPFTKGLRMCIGYRYALMLMKVFVAKIFRQYRLKTEATLDQLIVKGTISLKLAEYPLCQLEARSS; this is translated from the exons ATGGAGAATATTGTCTGCTATGCTTTGGCCACgtggctgctgttgttgtggatTTACTTTTTGTGGTCACGTAGACGCTTTTATCGTGTGGCCTGGCAGTTGCCTGGTCCTGTGGGTTTGCCATTCATTGGTTTGGGATTGCAAATGATGCATCCAGAGA CTTTCTTGCAGTATATGGAACACACATCGGAACGGTATACGACACCATTTATTTCATGGATGGGCACAAGTTGTTTTCTTTACGTTAATGACCCGGAAACAGTGGAAACGATTTTCAATTCACCGCACTGCACAAACAAAGGCGAACTCTATCGTTTTCTGGCTGCAGCAATTGGCGACGGGCTCTTCACGTCCAGCT CGCACCGCTGGAGCAAGCATCGCCGCCTCATCAATCCAGCTTTTAGCCGCCAAATTATCAACAACTTCCTGCCCATTTTCAATGCGGAAGCCGATGTGATGCTGAGCAAATTCACCGCCTTAGCCACGACCGGAACACAGTTGGAAATCTACGAGATGTTGAAACGTAACGTTTTGGAGGCAGCTTGTC AGACGACAATGGGTAAACGCATGAATTTCGAAAACGAAGGTTCGGCGCACATCTTCGAGGCCTACAATGG cataacCGAGGTGTGTGTGCGCCGCATGTTGTCGCCCTGGCTTTATCCGGATGTGCTCTATCGCCACTCGTCGCAGTTCGTGCGCCAGCAGCAGGTCGTTCAAGTGCTCTTCAGCTTCATTGATAGT TTGCTGCagcgcaaaaataataaatcagttGCAAATGGCATAGGGCAACAACAAGCGCAACAACACGCATCAATGAAtgtaaagaaaagtgaaaattgctCAGAGTCTGCTAATGAGAATGAGTGTATAAGTGGGAGAAAGCATATAAGTGGCAAAGTGGGTGTGGATGCAGTAACGGATGTGAATGCGGATGCTTCAGCGGCCATACGGAAGTCGAAAGCCATATTTGTGGAGCAAGTTCGTACGCATGTGGAGCAAGGTCAACTGTCATGGGAGGATGTGCGCGCCGAGGCAAATGTCATCATAGCGGCG ACCTTCGAAACCACTTCGACAGCGCTATATATCGTTTGCTTGTGTCTCGCCATGCATCCCGAATACCAAGAAAAACTATACGACGAACTCAGCACAATCTTCCCAGAAAATGCATCACCAGACGTAGACTATGAGCACCTGGAGCGTATGCCTTACACCGAGATGATCATCAACGAAGCGCTACGTCTCTACGCACCCGTACCGATGGTGCTACGTAGCGCAGCCGATGATTTTCGTCTACGTAATGGCGTTCTGATACCGCGTGGCACACAAATCGGTATCGACATTTACAACATGCAACGCGATGAACGTATTTGGGGACCAGATGCGAAACACTTCAAACCGGAGGCACACTTCGGACCGAATGCGACAAAACGACATgcattcggttttatacccttcacaaaagGTTTACGCATGTGTATCGGTTATCGTTATGCACTGATGCTGATGAAGGTGTTCGTGGCGAAGATATTCCGACAATACCGTTTAAAGACCGAAGCAACACTCGATCAGCTGATCGTCAAGGGTACCATATCGTTGAAATTGGCCGAATATCCGTTGTGTCAGCTGGAGGCGCGTAGCAGTTGA